A genomic segment from Roseofilum capinflatum BLCC-M114 encodes:
- the hemB gene encoding porphobilinogen synthase yields the protein MFPIHRPRRLRNSATLRRMVQENVVTTNDLIYPLFALPGEGVAKEVRSMPGVYQLSVDKIVDEAKEVYDLGIPAIILFGIPETKDIDATGAWHDCGMIQKAATAVKEAVPDLVVIADTCLCEYTSHGHCGYLEVGDLTGRVLNDPTLELLKKTAVSQAKAGADVIAPSGMMDGFVQAIRAGLDEAGFEEIPILSYAAKYASSYYGPFRDAAESSPQFGDRRTYQMDPANSREAIKEIDLDIAEGADMLMVKPALAYMDVIWQVKQASNLPVAAYNVSGEYSMVKAAALNDWIDEKRVVMETLTSFKRAGADLILTYHAKDAARWLQG from the coding sequence ATGTTTCCCATTCATCGCCCTCGCCGCCTTCGTAACTCTGCCACTTTGCGCCGCATGGTGCAAGAAAATGTAGTCACCACTAATGATTTGATTTATCCGTTGTTTGCGCTGCCGGGTGAAGGAGTCGCCAAGGAAGTGCGATCGATGCCCGGTGTGTATCAGCTCTCGGTAGATAAAATTGTAGACGAAGCCAAAGAAGTCTACGATCTCGGTATTCCCGCCATTATCCTGTTTGGCATTCCTGAAACCAAAGATATCGATGCAACCGGCGCTTGGCATGATTGTGGGATGATCCAAAAAGCCGCCACAGCAGTCAAAGAAGCAGTTCCCGATCTAGTGGTCATTGCAGACACTTGTTTATGTGAGTATACCAGTCATGGCCATTGTGGATATTTAGAAGTGGGAGATCTGACCGGACGGGTTTTAAACGATCCCACCTTAGAATTATTGAAAAAAACCGCCGTATCCCAAGCCAAAGCCGGAGCCGACGTGATTGCCCCATCAGGAATGATGGATGGGTTTGTCCAAGCCATTCGAGCCGGGTTAGATGAAGCCGGGTTTGAAGAGATCCCGATCTTATCCTATGCAGCTAAGTATGCTTCCTCCTATTATGGCCCCTTCCGAGATGCAGCAGAGTCTTCCCCCCAATTTGGCGATCGCCGCACCTATCAAATGGACCCAGCCAATAGTCGGGAAGCCATCAAGGAAATTGACCTAGATATAGCTGAAGGCGCAGACATGCTAATGGTCAAACCCGCCTTAGCCTACATGGATGTCATCTGGCAAGTTAAACAAGCCTCCAATCTCCCCGTCGCCGCTTACAACGTCTCTGGAGAATATTCCATGGTCAAAGCGGCTGCCCTGAATGACTGGATTGATGAAAAGCGGGTAGTTATGGAAACCCTAACCAGCTTCAAGCGTGCCGGTGCAGATCTGATCTTGACCTATCACGCTAAAGACGCTGCCCGGTGGCTTCAAGGCTAA
- a CDS encoding phosphopantothenoylcysteine decarboxylase, whose amino-acid sequence MEPWYFTPPPSSELGDREVPLHGTHLQGKRIALLITGSIAALKAPLLARELRREGAEVVAFTSTEALRYTTLDSLEWSTTHRVITKLTAAAEHLSDEAPFDAYVVAPATYNTINKMRYGIADGVITSTLASALGKLEQGQTKILIVPTMHGSLHNRILTESLQQLQRWGVEIMPPKQAYGKDNLPDLRSIVTAVSRLISSSRLKGIPVLVTGGPTPVPIDNIRRITNRFRGTLSIKITEELYLRGAEVQLILGTGGDTPPPYLPYELAQTYEQYAQLVLEQLQETPYIFAIFSAAVADYQPEQVLPGKIPSGGAMQSLKLVPTAKVIERVRAQFPDLYMVTFKYQEQVSHEELMGIAQQRLAQGYNAVVANRGEEMGENGEQVAYWVSEDYAPEKMMGKEGIARAIGDRLEEFINVANI is encoded by the coding sequence ATGGAACCTTGGTATTTCACTCCACCTCCCTCCTCTGAATTAGGCGATCGCGAAGTTCCCCTACATGGAACCCATCTACAAGGAAAACGGATTGCTCTACTGATTACCGGCAGTATTGCTGCCCTTAAAGCCCCCTTATTAGCCAGGGAACTTAGGCGCGAAGGGGCAGAAGTTGTCGCCTTTACCTCTACGGAAGCCCTACGCTATACCACCCTCGACAGCCTCGAATGGAGTACCACCCATCGAGTCATTACCAAACTGACGGCGGCTGCCGAACATCTCAGCGATGAAGCCCCTTTTGATGCCTATGTCGTTGCTCCTGCGACCTACAATACGATTAATAAAATGCGCTATGGTATCGCCGATGGAGTCATCACCTCTACCCTCGCGTCTGCATTAGGGAAACTGGAACAGGGACAAACCAAAATTCTAATTGTGCCGACGATGCACGGCAGTTTACACAATCGAATTTTAACCGAATCTCTACAGCAATTACAGCGCTGGGGTGTAGAAATTATGCCCCCCAAACAAGCTTATGGCAAAGATAACTTACCGGATTTGCGCTCGATTGTTACGGCGGTTTCTCGTTTAATCAGTTCTTCTCGCTTAAAAGGAATTCCTGTTTTAGTGACCGGCGGCCCGACTCCCGTACCTATTGATAATATTCGCCGAATCACCAATCGCTTTCGCGGCACATTAAGCATCAAAATCACCGAAGAACTATATTTACGAGGGGCGGAAGTCCAGTTAATACTAGGAACTGGTGGTGATACCCCACCTCCCTATTTACCCTATGAACTCGCTCAAACCTATGAACAGTATGCCCAATTGGTTTTAGAACAGTTACAGGAAACTCCCTATATTTTTGCTATCTTTTCCGCGGCCGTTGCTGATTATCAACCGGAGCAGGTATTACCGGGTAAAATTCCCAGTGGTGGGGCAATGCAGTCCCTGAAATTAGTGCCCACGGCTAAAGTGATTGAACGGGTACGGGCGCAGTTCCCAGACTTGTATATGGTGACGTTCAAATATCAGGAACAAGTCAGTCATGAAGAATTGATGGGCATTGCCCAACAGAGACTCGCACAGGGGTATAATGCAGTGGTGGCCAATCGCGGAGAAGAGATGGGTGAGAACGGCGAACAAGTTGCCTATTGGGTCTCAGAGGATTATGCACCAGAAAAGATGATGGGTAAAGAAGGGATTGCCAGAGCGATCGGCGATCGCTTAGAAGAATTCATCAATGTAGCAAACATTTGA
- a CDS encoding M61 family metallopeptidase: MTQVAVPQPTLSNDPQVAIAYQVAMPQPSNHLYEVTLRISGWQADQLDLLFPVWSPGSYLVREYAKNLQDFQVHDSEANPLVYHKQSKNHWQINTQNTSEILIFYRIYANELTVRTSHLDASHGYFNGTCLFFQVLGIEQTPITVKIILPDTTWNISTALPKVPGKSTTFQAKNFDHLVDSPFEIGTHAIYYFQTLNKSHELAVWGQSNLEPERAINDIEKIIQVESELFGGLPYDRYLFILHLARSRGGLEHKDSCSLIFDRFSFRDRDKYASFMQLVAHEFFHLWNVKRLRPIGLETYDYTQENYTSSLWFCEGATSYYDMIIPLRAGIYDARHFLNELSKEITRYQNTPGRWIQPLHESSFDAWIKLYRSDANSRNNQISYYLKGELVSFILDLMIRAHHQNRRSFDDIMIQMWEKFGKTETGYTPEQLQDTIESIAHIPLETFFHTALDTTQDLEFNTYLKPFGLQLKAEIKSPDVPHLGITVKSEHGNNIVKYVELHSPAYNVGIDAGDQLLALDGLRVSADDLNHRLKDYNPGDSITLTLFHGDQLKTLTVTLAQPKPTSYYLTPLPNPSSLQQKNFEGWLGVSLKAVFSNGGKE; encoded by the coding sequence ATGACTCAAGTCGCTGTTCCTCAACCTACCCTGTCTAACGATCCTCAAGTGGCGATCGCCTATCAAGTCGCCATGCCCCAACCCAGTAATCACCTCTATGAAGTGACCCTACGCATTTCCGGTTGGCAAGCTGACCAACTCGATCTCCTCTTTCCCGTGTGGAGTCCCGGCTCTTACCTCGTCCGGGAATACGCTAAAAATCTACAAGACTTTCAAGTTCATGACTCAGAAGCCAACCCTTTAGTTTATCACAAACAAAGTAAAAATCACTGGCAAATTAACACCCAAAACACTTCAGAAATCCTCATTTTTTATCGCATCTATGCCAATGAACTCACCGTTCGCACCAGCCATTTAGATGCCTCCCATGGCTACTTTAACGGCACTTGCCTATTTTTCCAAGTTCTAGGAATAGAGCAAACCCCTATTACCGTGAAAATCATCCTTCCGGATACCACTTGGAACATTAGCACCGCCCTGCCCAAAGTTCCAGGGAAAAGTACCACCTTTCAAGCCAAAAACTTCGATCACCTGGTGGATAGTCCCTTTGAAATAGGCACTCATGCCATCTATTATTTCCAAACCCTTAATAAAAGCCATGAATTAGCCGTTTGGGGTCAAAGCAATCTAGAACCAGAAAGAGCCATTAATGATATAGAAAAAATCATCCAAGTCGAATCAGAACTCTTTGGCGGACTCCCCTACGATCGCTATCTGTTCATCCTCCACCTGGCTCGCAGTCGCGGCGGTTTGGAACACAAAGACTCCTGTTCCTTAATTTTCGACCGCTTCAGTTTCCGCGATCGCGACAAATACGCCTCCTTCATGCAACTGGTTGCCCATGAATTTTTCCACCTCTGGAACGTCAAACGCCTGCGTCCTATCGGTCTAGAAACCTATGACTATACCCAAGAAAACTACACTTCATCCCTATGGTTTTGTGAAGGGGCAACCTCCTACTATGATATGATCATTCCCCTGCGAGCCGGAATTTATGATGCCCGCCATTTCTTGAACGAACTGAGCAAAGAAATCACCCGCTATCAAAACACCCCAGGGCGTTGGATTCAACCCCTGCACGAATCCAGTTTTGACGCTTGGATTAAGCTCTATCGCTCCGATGCCAACAGTCGCAATAACCAGATCTCCTACTACCTCAAAGGCGAGTTGGTATCCTTCATCCTCGATCTGATGATTCGCGCTCACCATCAAAATCGGCGATCGTTCGATGATATCATGATACAAATGTGGGAAAAATTCGGCAAAACCGAAACCGGTTATACCCCAGAGCAACTGCAAGACACCATCGAATCCATTGCCCATATTCCCCTAGAAACATTCTTCCATACCGCCCTAGATACCACTCAAGATTTGGAATTCAACACCTATCTAAAACCTTTTGGTTTACAACTCAAAGCTGAGATAAAATCCCCTGATGTTCCCCACTTAGGCATCACCGTCAAATCTGAACACGGAAACAATATCGTTAAATATGTAGAACTTCATTCTCCTGCCTATAACGTAGGCATTGATGCCGGAGATCAACTCTTAGCCTTAGACGGGTTGCGCGTCAGTGCAGACGACCTCAATCACCGCTTAAAAGACTATAATCCAGGAGATTCTATTACCCTAACCCTCTTCCATGGGGATCAACTCAAAACCCTAACCGTCACCCTAGCCCAACCCAAGCCCACCTCCTATTATCTGACCCCCTTACCCAACCCTTCATCCCTGCAACAGAAAAACTTTGAAGGATGGTTAGGAGTCTCTTTGAAAGCCGTTTTTAGTAACGGAGGAAAAGAGTAA
- a CDS encoding Crp/Fnr family transcriptional regulator: MTTEEFSERFPLFNTANPETLDRLLSIAQEHEYPAQRAVLMEDAWGNAVFFIVSGWVKVRRLSDKNDMTIAILGPGNFFGEMAILDESPRSTDVIALSPVTLVSVSAQRFIQALFNDSQLHHRMLQLMVRRLRQNNVRFQLRNQPPAVKLANTLVRLAEDYGTDTQQGVVIFNADFQDLADVSDIGLQETQKIMEKLQEKKWIAIDLDENRLFLINKKQLKHLAGMG; this comes from the coding sequence TTGACTACTGAAGAATTTAGTGAACGATTTCCCCTATTCAATACCGCTAACCCGGAGACCCTCGATCGCCTATTGTCCATTGCCCAAGAACATGAATATCCTGCCCAACGAGCGGTGTTAATGGAAGACGCTTGGGGAAATGCGGTGTTTTTCATTGTCTCTGGTTGGGTCAAAGTCCGCCGTCTCTCCGATAAGAACGACATGACGATCGCCATCCTCGGCCCGGGCAACTTTTTTGGCGAAATGGCGATTTTAGATGAATCTCCCCGCTCTACCGATGTGATTGCCCTCTCTCCCGTTACCCTAGTGAGCGTCTCGGCCCAACGTTTTATTCAAGCTCTGTTTAATGATTCCCAGCTCCATCATCGCATGTTGCAGTTAATGGTTCGCCGTCTGCGTCAAAATAATGTCCGCTTTCAACTGCGAAACCAACCACCCGCCGTTAAACTGGCTAATACCTTGGTGCGGTTAGCCGAAGATTATGGCACGGATACCCAGCAAGGGGTAGTCATTTTTAATGCAGACTTTCAAGATTTGGCGGATGTCTCCGATATTGGCTTACAGGAAACTCAGAAAATCATGGAAAAGCTGCAAGAAAAAAAATGGATTGCGATCGATCTCGATGAAAATCGTCTGTTTTTAATTAACAAAAAACAACTCAAGCACTTAGCCGGCATGGGTTAA
- the rimO gene encoding 30S ribosomal protein S12 methylthiotransferase RimO: MGNKPTIAIAHLGCEKNRIDTEHMLGLLVEAGYGVDSNEELADYVIVNTCSFIQQSRQESVQTLVELAEADKKIVITGCMAQHYQQDLLDALPEAVAVVGTGDYQKIVEVMERVQGGDRPIAVSSNPTYIADHQTPRYRTTTEGVAYLRIAEGCDYKCAFCIIPHLRGKQRSRPIESIVAEAHRLAEEGVQELVLISQITTNYGADLYGKPALAQLLRALGQVDIPWIRMHYTYPTGFTPEVIAAIQDTPNILPYLDLPLQHSHPDILRAMNRPWQGQVNDQIIENLKQAIPNGVFRTTFIVGFPGETQTHFDHLCDFVERHQFDHVGVFAFSPEEEAPASRFENPVPEPVKEQRRNQLMERQQPISLKRNQAEIGKRVQVLVEGTFPDTQDLIGRSARFAPEVDGVVYVRPQDNSEPLGKLIWVKITDADAYDLYGDRI; encoded by the coding sequence ATGGGCAATAAGCCAACAATCGCGATCGCCCACTTGGGCTGTGAAAAAAACCGAATCGACACCGAACATATGCTCGGTTTGCTCGTTGAAGCAGGCTACGGCGTTGATTCAAACGAAGAGTTAGCCGATTATGTCATTGTTAACACCTGTAGTTTTATCCAACAGTCTCGACAAGAATCGGTTCAAACCCTCGTCGAACTCGCAGAGGCGGATAAAAAAATTGTGATAACGGGCTGTATGGCCCAACACTATCAACAAGACCTCCTGGATGCCCTACCGGAAGCGGTAGCGGTGGTAGGAACAGGAGATTATCAGAAAATCGTAGAGGTGATGGAACGGGTACAAGGAGGCGATCGCCCGATCGCCGTTTCCAGCAACCCCACCTACATCGCCGACCACCAAACCCCCCGTTATCGGACAACAACCGAAGGGGTGGCCTATCTGAGAATTGCCGAAGGATGCGATTATAAATGCGCGTTTTGCATTATTCCCCACCTGCGTGGAAAGCAGCGATCGCGCCCCATCGAATCCATCGTTGCTGAAGCCCACCGGTTAGCGGAGGAAGGGGTTCAAGAACTGGTCTTGATCTCCCAAATTACCACCAATTACGGAGCTGACCTCTATGGAAAGCCAGCACTGGCTCAACTCCTCAGAGCGCTCGGACAGGTGGATATTCCTTGGATACGGATGCATTATACCTATCCCACCGGCTTTACCCCAGAGGTGATTGCCGCCATCCAAGACACCCCCAATATCCTGCCCTATCTCGATTTACCTCTGCAACACTCCCATCCCGATATCCTTCGGGCCATGAATCGCCCTTGGCAAGGTCAGGTTAACGATCAAATCATCGAGAACCTGAAACAAGCGATCCCCAATGGAGTCTTCCGAACGACCTTTATTGTCGGGTTTCCCGGTGAAACCCAAACCCACTTCGATCACTTGTGTGACTTTGTAGAGCGTCATCAATTCGATCATGTCGGCGTATTTGCCTTCTCTCCCGAAGAAGAAGCCCCCGCTTCTCGCTTTGAAAACCCGGTTCCGGAACCGGTCAAAGAACAGCGTCGCAATCAACTCATGGAGCGACAACAACCCATTTCCCTCAAGCGAAATCAGGCCGAAATTGGCAAAAGAGTCCAGGTACTGGTGGAAGGAACTTTCCCAGACACCCAAGATTTAATCGGTCGCTCGGCCCGATTTGCTCCAGAAGTCGATGGCGTAGTGTATGTCAGACCTCAAGACAATTCGGAGCCCCTAGGAAAGCTGATTTGGGTCAAGATTACAGATGCGGATGCTTATGACCTCTATGGCGATCGAATTTAG
- a CDS encoding DEAD/DEAH box helicase, which produces MTVSFQELGISENRAQYLESIGFVEPTEIQIKAIPHLLQNQDVVGQAQTGTGKTATFALPILESLDLEAHNPQALILTPTRELAEQVRKAIRDLTGDKRIRVTAIYGGQSIERQIQRLRNGVHIVVGTPGRVIDLLDRKELTLKDLSWVVLDEADEMLNMGFIQDVEKILSQVPTERQTACFSATMPPSIRSLVERFLKSPITVTVERTKAAPVHIEQIAYMIPRGWTKQRALQPILEMESPDSAIIFVRTRRQAAELTSQLQSAGYSVDEYHGDLSQSQRERLMTRFRHRQVRWVVATDIAARGLHVDDLSHVINYDLPDNLENYVHRIGRTGRAGKDGTAICLVQSFERRKLGQIERYVRQRLTVNRIPTRAQIEARHIDRLQEQVSDAVTGERMASFLPLVAKLSEEGYEPHAIAAAALQMAYDSTRPAWAETDYDATEDDVKYTTPKPKLAKRNRNASSMRDKRQDRVGASEKS; this is translated from the coding sequence ATGACTGTTTCATTTCAAGAACTCGGAATTTCTGAAAACCGTGCCCAATATTTAGAAAGCATTGGGTTTGTTGAACCCACAGAAATTCAAATCAAAGCCATTCCCCATTTACTTCAGAATCAAGATGTGGTTGGCCAAGCGCAAACGGGAACCGGTAAAACTGCAACCTTTGCCTTGCCGATTTTAGAAAGCCTCGATCTTGAGGCCCACAACCCCCAAGCCCTGATTCTGACCCCAACGCGGGAATTAGCTGAACAAGTCCGCAAAGCCATTCGTGATTTAACCGGAGATAAACGGATTCGGGTGACCGCTATTTATGGGGGTCAGTCCATTGAGCGCCAGATCCAACGGCTCAGAAATGGAGTGCATATTGTGGTGGGAACCCCAGGGCGGGTGATTGATTTACTCGACCGCAAAGAACTGACACTCAAAGACCTCTCTTGGGTGGTCTTAGATGAAGCCGATGAAATGCTGAATATGGGCTTTATTCAAGATGTGGAGAAAATCTTATCTCAAGTGCCCACAGAGCGACAAACCGCTTGTTTCTCTGCCACCATGCCCCCTTCAATCCGCTCTTTAGTGGAACGGTTCCTGAAATCTCCCATTACGGTGACCGTGGAGCGTACCAAAGCGGCTCCGGTTCATATTGAGCAAATTGCTTATATGATTCCACGCGGATGGACGAAACAACGGGCGCTGCAACCGATTCTAGAAATGGAAAGCCCGGATTCAGCGATTATCTTTGTGCGTACCCGTCGCCAAGCGGCCGAGTTGACCAGTCAACTGCAATCGGCTGGTTATAGTGTGGATGAGTATCACGGGGACTTAAGCCAATCCCAACGGGAGCGGTTAATGACTCGCTTCCGCCATCGTCAAGTGCGTTGGGTGGTGGCAACCGATATCGCGGCACGAGGATTGCATGTGGATGACCTCTCCCATGTGATTAACTACGATTTACCCGACAACCTGGAAAATTATGTCCACCGCATTGGTCGGACAGGACGGGCCGGTAAGGATGGGACGGCGATTTGTTTGGTACAATCCTTTGAGCGCCGTAAACTGGGCCAAATTGAACGCTATGTGCGTCAACGGTTAACTGTGAATCGGATTCCGACTCGCGCTCAGATTGAAGCCCGGCATATTGACCGCTTGCAAGAGCAAGTTAGCGATGCGGTGACTGGAGAGCGGATGGCTTCCTTCTTGCCTTTGGTGGCGAAGTTGAGTGAAGAAGGTTATGAACCCCATGCGATCGCGGCGGCTGCTTTGCAAATGGCCTATGATAGTACCCGTCCAGCTTGGGCAGAAACGGACTATGATGCCACGGAAGATGATGTGAAATACACCACTCCCAAACCTAAATTGGCTAAACGCAATAGAAATGCCTCGTCCATGCGGGACAAGCGCCAAGACCGGGTTGGAGCCAGTGAAAAATCCTAA
- a CDS encoding DUF4870 domain-containing protein: protein MYDPDKRKLLSALCQGSIFFSLLWVSVGVPIAISVISDDPVVKENAKESLNFHFNVWLYEIIFGVLTIVLIGWPLLGLLQLMSVILPVLAIAHCLSQPETSYRYPFIFRLL, encoded by the coding sequence ATGTACGATCCAGATAAGCGCAAGTTACTTTCAGCTCTATGTCAAGGCTCTATTTTCTTTAGTTTATTGTGGGTTTCGGTGGGAGTGCCGATCGCCATTTCTGTCATCTCTGACGATCCGGTGGTCAAGGAGAATGCGAAAGAGTCCCTCAATTTCCACTTTAATGTGTGGTTATACGAAATCATTTTTGGTGTACTCACCATCGTCTTGATTGGGTGGCCCCTGCTAGGACTATTGCAACTGATGAGTGTGATCTTACCGGTTTTGGCGATCGCCCATTGTCTGAGCCAACCGGAAACCAGCTATCGCTATCCCTTTATCTTTCGTCTCCTCTAG
- a CDS encoding calcium-binding protein, which produces MATITGTPFNDFLGGTPFSDLILGFEGNDSLYGVDDNDQIYGNQGVDLISGNRGDDAIFGGQGNDVIFGGQNNDRIFGNRGDDQINGNRDEDILYGGQGNDIVRGGQGNDQLWGDFGDDILYGDNGSDTVTGGAGNDIFVIGVSAAPNARTTGGRRMEDADVFTDFRLGEDAIGLSNGLRFEDLEILPGMGNQTIIKDMQTDDFLVIVEGVNSTELSEANFRTVPGQFTIWV; this is translated from the coding sequence ATGGCAACCATTACGGGAACCCCTTTCAATGATTTTCTGGGTGGAACGCCCTTTTCCGATCTGATTTTAGGTTTTGAGGGGAATGATAGCCTCTATGGGGTTGATGATAACGATCAAATTTATGGCAACCAAGGTGTAGATTTAATTTCCGGTAACCGAGGGGATGATGCGATCTTTGGGGGACAAGGGAATGATGTGATCTTTGGGGGACAAAATAACGATCGCATTTTTGGCAACCGAGGGGACGATCAGATCAATGGTAACCGGGATGAAGATATTCTCTATGGGGGCCAGGGCAATGATATTGTTCGAGGAGGTCAAGGAAATGACCAATTATGGGGGGATTTTGGCGATGATATCCTCTATGGGGATAATGGCAGCGATACGGTAACGGGGGGTGCAGGTAATGATATTTTTGTCATTGGTGTGTCTGCTGCTCCGAATGCTCGCACCACTGGAGGCCGTCGCATGGAAGATGCGGATGTGTTTACCGATTTCCGTTTGGGGGAAGATGCGATCGGTTTGAGTAATGGTTTACGCTTTGAAGATTTGGAAATCTTGCCGGGAATGGGCAATCAAACGATTATTAAGGATATGCAAACGGATGATTTTCTGGTCATTGTTGAGGGAGTCAATTCTACTGAGTTGAGTGAGGCGAATTTTCGTACTGTACCGGGGCAATTTACAATTTGGGTTTGA
- the kaiC gene encoding circadian clock protein KaiC — protein sequence MTVDKYPDSEAIEKLETGIPGFDFLSQGGLPKHRATLVVGTAGSAKTVFATQFLAEGIKRGENGIFITFEEPPKAIRKNMRGFGWKIRQWEDNRQWAFVDASPQPGDKPIVSGEYDLGALLARIEFAIRKYNAKRVSMDSLGAIFSHLTDNAQVRNDLFKIASVLRELEVTSILTAERTSEYGEISRYGVEEFVADNVVILRNVLCEEKRRRTIEILKYRGTEHQNGEFPFTIIPRQGVTIIPLSAIELEQRSSNIRISSGSLELDRMCGGGFFRDSIILVSGATGTGKTLMVTEFMVGGFKNNERCLLFAFEESREQLYRNAIGWGVDFQKMEQEGLLRVVCRYPETTGLDSHLIQMKEIIEDFRPNRVAVDSLSALERVSNLKGFREFIIGLTSFIKQQEVAGLFTSTTPTLVGGTSITEAHISTITDSIILLRYVEMYGEMRRGLTVLKMRGSMHDKDIREFSIDADGMHIGKPFRNVTGILAGNPMYMAQSEVDRLTGLFDQGVDFS from the coding sequence ATGACTGTAGACAAGTATCCAGACTCAGAGGCAATTGAGAAGCTTGAAACCGGTATTCCCGGATTTGACTTTCTGTCCCAAGGAGGGCTACCCAAGCATCGGGCAACCCTAGTAGTGGGAACCGCAGGGAGTGCAAAAACCGTATTTGCCACCCAATTTCTGGCCGAAGGGATTAAACGGGGCGAAAATGGTATATTTATCACCTTTGAAGAACCGCCAAAAGCCATCCGTAAGAATATGCGCGGGTTTGGTTGGAAAATTCGGCAATGGGAAGACAACCGGCAATGGGCCTTTGTGGATGCCTCTCCTCAACCGGGAGATAAACCCATTGTCAGTGGGGAATACGATCTCGGTGCATTGTTAGCTCGGATTGAGTTTGCTATCCGTAAATACAATGCAAAGCGAGTATCAATGGACTCTTTGGGGGCGATTTTTTCCCACTTGACAGATAATGCCCAAGTTCGTAATGACTTGTTTAAAATTGCCTCCGTTCTGCGAGAATTAGAAGTGACCTCTATTCTGACAGCCGAGCGCACGTCGGAGTATGGCGAAATTAGTCGTTATGGGGTGGAAGAGTTTGTGGCCGATAATGTGGTCATTTTACGCAATGTTCTCTGTGAGGAGAAACGCCGCCGCACCATCGAGATCCTTAAATATCGGGGCACAGAACACCAGAATGGGGAATTTCCGTTTACGATCATTCCCAGGCAAGGGGTTACGATCATTCCCCTATCGGCGATCGAATTGGAACAACGTTCTTCTAATATTCGTATTAGTTCAGGTAGCTTAGAACTCGATCGCATGTGCGGAGGTGGGTTCTTTCGCGACTCCATTATCCTCGTCTCTGGAGCCACCGGAACCGGTAAAACCTTAATGGTAACGGAATTTATGGTGGGTGGCTTTAAAAACAACGAGCGCTGTCTGCTATTTGCCTTTGAAGAAAGTCGCGAACAACTCTATCGAAACGCGATCGGATGGGGGGTAGACTTCCAAAAAATGGAGCAAGAAGGCCTGTTAAGAGTCGTCTGTCGCTATCCAGAAACCACCGGTTTAGATAGTCATCTGATTCAGATGAAAGAAATTATTGAAGACTTTAGACCCAATCGTGTGGCGGTCGATAGTCTTTCTGCCCTAGAACGAGTCTCGAACTTGAAAGGATTTCGGGAGTTTATTATTGGATTAACTTCCTTTATTAAACAACAAGAAGTGGCCGGATTATTCACGTCTACTACACCCACATTGGTGGGCGGAACCTCGATCACCGAAGCCCATATTTCCACGATTACTGACTCCATTATTTTGCTCAGATATGTGGAAATGTATGGAGAAATGCGGCGCGGTCTCACTGTCTTAAAAATGCGGGGTTCTATGCATGATAAAGATATCCGTGAGTTTTCCATTGATGCAGATGGAATGCATATTGGTAAGCCCTTCCGCAATGTGACGGGTATTCTAGCTGGAAATCCCATGTATATGGCCCAAAGTGAGGTCGATCGCCTCACGGGTTTATTCGATCAAGGTGTTGACTTTAGCTAA
- a CDS encoding circadian clock KaiB family protein, with the protein MHHYLLKLYITGNTPKSQRAIANLIEICTSQLEDQYELKIIDVLEEPELAETEKILVTPTLIKQLPQPIQRIIGDLSNLDTVLLGLDLIPETRDNERNES; encoded by the coding sequence ATGCACCACTATTTACTCAAGCTCTATATTACTGGGAATACGCCCAAGTCCCAACGAGCGATCGCCAATCTTATAGAGATTTGTACTAGCCAACTTGAAGACCAATATGAACTAAAAATTATTGACGTTCTAGAAGAACCCGAATTAGCAGAAACAGAAAAAATCTTAGTCACGCCCACCCTGATTAAACAGCTTCCGCAACCCATTCAGAGGATTATCGGCGATCTCTCTAATCTGGATACGGTACTCCTAGGACTAGATTTGATTCCAGAGACGAGAGACAATGAAAGAAACGAATCCTGA